GGCACCTACTATGAATGTGCAGCAAGTGAATTCGCATCTGTGGATCATTACCCAGTGTTTGACAATGTCAGTGCCAGCAAACGAAAAGAGATCCTAGCTGGGTTTCCATGTCCCAAATCAGCTCCATCTGACATGATCCTGGCAAGAGATGAAGTTGCTCTTCTGCACAGATTCCAGTCACAAGTaagctcttgatttttttttttcttgctatacTATCCCATCTTAACTGCAGCCATTGGAGACATTTCACATTCCTACTACTTCTCATAGTATCTGAATATACAACACAGTCTTGATGCCATTTATCAAAGTGATTTCTACTGAGTGGCTCTATACATATGGTTAGGATGTGTTTGAATCTTGCTTTGCCTTTTATTAACCTGCAAAATCTTGAGCAAGTTATATAACTTAACCACGCTTTACTTTTCTTTGctgtaaaatagagattttttttactttttttataaatttattttttattggtgttcaatttgccaacatatagaataacacccgtgctcatcccatcaagtgctcacctcagtgcccctcacccagtcacccccaccccccgcccacctccccttccaccacccctagtttgtttcccagagttaggagtctttcatgttctgtctccctttctgatatttcccactcattttttctcctttctcctttattccctttcactatttttttaatatacatttattttttattggtgttcaatttgtaaATAGAGATATTAATAGGGCCTACCACATAAGGTTGAAGTGAGTAATAAATGAGCTAATACATCTAAAAGGCTCAGCATCATGTCTACAATCCATGTTAAAAAACAATACATCTTAGATATCgtcattaaaattattattaccatATAGTGTATCATTTCATTCCATCTTGGATATTCTGAAATATTCATTCTTGTGTATTAACATTTTACCTAAAATTATAGGAAGCTTAATAAtgatcaaaataaattccagcGATGGCTCTAAATTTAATGTCCTTAGACAAGTTTACATGAGGGGGTGGgatgaggcagagaaaaggccTGTATCTACTGCACTTACAGGTTAAATTTAAGagctatagggcagcccaggtgactcagtggtttagcgccgccttctacccagggcctgatcctggggacctgaaatcgagtcccacttcaggctccatgcatggagcttgcttctccctctgcctgtgtctctgcctctctctctcaatctatgtctctcatgaataaataaaaaataaagtcttaaaaaaaaaaagaactgtaaaagTGCATTTTGTCAATACAGAAAGAGTCATTGGCATTCATTGCTCTCTGTGAGGGATTTGGGGATAAAAACACATTGGCAAACCACTGCagtacaataaaaatacattatttttaaactatttattgcAAAGGCATACACATTTTTGACCCATCACTTTTTTAGCTATTAAAATTTAGAAGTGCTAGTgctattttgttgaaaaaaattactatCAACACACAGAATACTCAAGTGTTGCATATGGCCTGATTGAAGCAAAGTTAGAAATCCCATTAAGGTATGCTGTGCCTCAACCTTTTATACTAACTCTAGAGCTCGGATAGAGGAGGGAGCTATGTGAGGATAGGTGAAATGTCAAATAATTAATGGGACCATTTTAACTTGCAAAAATGTTCTTGCTCAAGAAAAACTAATATCTATTACACACTAGTAAGATTttcttaaagtgaaaataaaataccttgtTTAATATATTACACAGACTTATGTGAAAAGACAGTTTTATGGTTCTGAGTGCCATCAGCCAGTGGACTTTTTTGGATCAGCGACCACAAAACTAATATTTAGTAAGATGTTTATCATATATtgtacaaatatttcatttttaattctaacCTTCAGAATCTTAAGAGAGAGCTATAAtcaatcccattttacagatgaggaaagcaaaGATTAAAGAGTTTATGTAACTTTTATAAGTTCACAGAGCTAATAAAGGGCTGAGATATTCAAAGGTCATACTGTTTCCATTGTACCAAGCCACATTTCACGACTACCTTGAACTTCAGTCTCATTTGAGAAGTATACActattttttctgtttgatttttctgAGTTGACCACAAGGTCCTATAAAGTTCAAACCCCTTCTCTACCCATACGTCATTCTAAAATAGCTTCCTGACATAGTTTTATCCAATTTCAGTCAACTTTCTACAGCCATGCCAAAATTATCTTTCTAAATGTGAATCGGATCATGACCACCGTCCCCAGACCCTATATGAAGTTCCTGAATGACTTCCTACTGGCCCAGTCACAAACCCAAATTCTTGTCAGGGCATACAAGGTCCTTCAGTGTCTGGCTCCTGACTTTTCCACAGGACTCCTATGACCTGTGAGCACAAACTTCTTGAGGTTCTCCCAATTCTTCatgctcttatttttcttcttatcagCTCTTATCAGAACTCTTAATTTCTTGCATCTGATGAACTGCTCTTTAATATTTAAGTCTGAACATCATCTCCTCTGGGAAGTACTCCCTGATACTCCTCTTCATTAAGTGAGTTCATTTCTTTCCCATTGTGCTTactggtataaaaaaaaaaaaactatcatattTAACTATATTTCTTGGCTTGctattttgtcttcctcttttgGTTGAAAGACTGTGGAAAGGGTGAATGTATCTTAAATGTGTTCATATCTCAGTCCCCATAACCAACCACCATGTATAGAACATGGTGAGAGGTCAaccaggtactcaataaatgatggCTGATAATTAATGGGCATCTCAGATGGCCTTTCCTCCACCGTGCTGGCCTCTCTCAAGTTAAATTGCTGTGTCACTTTGTAGGTTTTAGCCTCCACTGAGTGCAGCTACCCTGCTGTGCTCACCCTGGTAATTCCAGGTCTGCTGGAGAATTCACAAGCTGTGGGAGAGACCTTCACCTCCCAGACTGTGGCTGCCTCCTGCTGGCTTCCTTATCAGTGTGGAACTTGCCTCTCTCACTTTACATAATAATTGCTAACgattgggaaaaaaagaatcattagggcgcctgagtagctcagtggttgagcatctgcctctggctcctatagtgatcctaggatcctgggatccagtcccttaatccctagggagcctgcttctccctctgcctatgtctctgcctttctgtatctctaataaataaataaataaaatcttttaaaaatcatttaaaaaaagagttccaaGACTAGAAAAcagccatttattttattattattttttaagattttatttatttacccatgagagatagagagagagaaacacagacacaggcatagggagaagcaggctctatgcagggagcctgacgtggtattcaatccctggtctccaggatcagaccctggactgaaggcggtgctaaaccgctgagccacccgggctgcccgaaaacAGCCATTTACATCAATCTTTCAAAGAGGACACTAAAtaattgcaaataaaatatgGCTAATTTTCCCTTCTaagtatatttcaaaaatgaatcaTTAAACTGGTCAGCCAATAACTATTTGAAGGAGgagggaaatgaaaaggaaaataataaagtgctTTCCATTTAGGGACATAAAAGTCATCTCTggtcacaaaaaaataaaagggaagagcAGTTCAGGAAGAAATATCAATGAACACCTGTTAGCACATTATTAAGAAGGCACTTAGGAAGCTACCATTATTATCTATCGTATCATCATTTTCATCACAACCATTACCAAATAGTTGTTAAGAACCCAAAGGATGCTTGACCTGTACCTACCTAATGGTTGGGAGAGAGGGGGAGTTAAATATAGTTTATTATACCTTACATAAGAGTAATTGGTGGATTATAGCATCTGCCACTTCAAGGACAGGACTTCTAATCCACTCTAAGTTAACTGGTCAATATCCTTAATAGGCCCCAAACCAAATTAAAATGGTTGGGTTTAGTCTCTCCATCATGCCTATATCCATATCAAGCGATCAGCACCTTGTTAGTGTTTTAAAgactagaaaaacaaatttcttacCCACTTCTGTTACGTAAGAATCCCTCTTACTGTGCCTGTTCCTTTGATAATTGCTATAttgatgttttctgttttttatttaaataactatatCAAGATGCTGGGCTGGATTTTGATCACCTTGGCAACCATCGCTATCCTCGTGTCCTGCTGCTTGGCGAGGTGCTGCTCCCCCCTCACCTCTCTGCAGCATTGCTACTGGACCAACCACCTGCACAACGAGAGGGAGCTCTTTGAACAAGCTGCAGAGCAGCATTCACGGCTCATCATCATGCAGCGCATAAAGAAACTCTTTGGCTTTATTCCTGGAAAGGAAGATGTCAAACACATCCGTATTCCTTCATGTCAGGACTGGAGAGATATTTCAGCACCCAGTCTTTTCTGCATGGGTGAGGACTTGCAAGGTCGCTATAGCTTCCTTGGAGACAGGGTGGATGAGGATAATGAGGAAAGCAAACCCGAAGGTATTGAATTAAAACCTTGATTATGGCACCTCCCACAATTCAGGTTGCTTAACAGATGCTTTATTTTTGTGATGATGGAATTTCAAAGTAATCTCTTCACCTTTTTCTCTCCTGAGATTTGTTTGACTGAGTCCATTCAAGGTGCTATTTCCAAAATCCGTTTATCTGATCATTGTGCCAATGATATTGGTTTAATATTGGCTTAATGAAAACAATATGGATCTTGAAGTCATATCAGAATTGGAATCTCGGTTGTTACTCAATTAGCTGTATGAAAAGTAGTATTTTTGAGCACCATCTTGTTATCTGCACATAACGGCTACCTCAtagagctgttgtgaggattaaaggtgTTAATATAAGCtaagtgctcagcacagtgcctttCCTAAAATAAGTGCTAACACACGTTACTGTGTTCCATGTTTTCCATTACTCTCTAATTTCCTTTGATCTTAAATATCTGACCTTTTGGCAACAGGATGAAAAGCCCTTTatgtgctcgctttggcagcacctATACTAAAAGCCCTTTCTAAACTGGTAACATGTACAGTAGAAGCCCATGCAAGGTCTTGTGTCAATTCTGCCATAACCAGGGGAAGATGATGCATTATTCTATCATCATTAGTATCATATTATTGGTAGCACCTCCATACTAGGAACATTTTTATAGCCATAACATAAGAAGTTTATTCTAGAAATTTTCCCTTCTATGCTCTACTGTACACTATCCATGCCTTTTCATTATCAATTTGCACCCTTGCAGTCAAAATCCATTTGGGGAAATGAGACTGCCATCTATATTCGTATATACCCATTATCTAAAACTCCAAAAGGAGAGACATGCCTGACTCTTTTCTGTGACGCTACACCTTGATCTGAAAGTTTCTAATTTATCCTGATTATTTCTGATATATGTAGTGTCTTGTGCTGATGTTTGCCACATTCACTTAAGCAACTGGTTCATTggctaaaataagcaaaatgagagCTTTCGTGTGTCTTTTAAAACCAAAACCATGGCTGCTTACTGGGTAATGGACCGACTGTCAATTGTCATGCTGACGTTCAAGATGCACTTTCAAGGAGACCAGAGAACTTGAATAACTGAAATATAATCACTTAGTAATCTACTTTTACACAATTGTGGAAGAGTTTATTCTGTGTGAAATTATGGGTTCCACTTCATGGaaatcaatagaaaatgaatttgaagaccattttttaaaaaaaattataagagatgCCTAGTGTAGTACTTTGCGATGACAGGAGATCCGTCTCTCCTTCACCATTACTTAATGGACAAGTCAGCTAGTCTCTCTGGGACTCAGtcacttcatctataaaatatagttaatgatACCTTACCTGTTGGCAAGGAACTGAAGCAAATGTATTCTTGAGGTGCCTTTTAAATCTATTAAGATGTTTATGTTCATGTTTAAATGTATACAGGTCCATATGTATACAATCTTCCGGAATAGTAGTAGGTCCAGGTTGTCTCCATTAAAAGGAAATTATCACTGAGTTCAATTCTTCTTCTAAAAACATTTGCTGACATTCCACTTTCAAAAGAATGTTCATGTACTGAACTTTTTCAAGTAGCCAAGGACTGACATGACTGACAAGACAAGAGGGatcgtcattttttttttaaagattttatttatttattcatgaaagacaaacacacacacagaggcagagacataggtagaggaagatgcaggctccctgcgggaagcttgatgcagaactggatcccaggacctcaggatcatgacctgggccaaaaccactcaaccactgagccacccaggtgccccacaagagGGATCCTTAAGAAAACAGAAGTTGTGGAAGCTAATTAGGGTCCTCATCTGGCTCTGATGTAAATGAGCTGTGTAAATACGGAAGGTCATGTCCACTTTGTTCTCCAGTCTCCTCCAGCACTAAAATTCTATCACTCTATTTATCTGGGAATTTTTGAAACTCCTCTGTATTGGGACAGAATAGTTTATTCAACACTTTATACCAtgttcagaattattttattagtttctggGGATTATAGCACAGTAAATACTCTCCAATAAGATTTTCAGTTAACAGAAACATCAAAGAGTATATAAAGTTAAAGCATTACATCACCAGAGAGAAGATAATCGTTACTTATACACACTAACACTAGGAAACTTTCTTTTTACTAGATTCTGGAAGCCCTTTCTACATCAAACTCCTTCAGAGTATGACATACACAGTTTATATTCTAAATCACATAATCATAATCTTCCAAACAGCTTTCTAACAAAGGATTAAAGTATTCTTTGGTTTCTCTACATGGCTTCAAAGAGCTTTATAGCAACTATGTGAACATTTGAAGGGTAGATCACATCCCTAGTATTTCATTGTACACTATTTCCAATTAAACAAATCATATTtccatctgtgtgtgtatgtttgttcAGAATATTCTTTTGTTCTACAGCCAGTTAGACAAAACTTTTCCATTAGGAATATTGTACTTCCTCCCCTTTGTGCCTAAtggatttatataatttaaagacatataattaaaatcaattatatgCTAATACTACCTTATATTTTGTTACCAAATGATCTTGGCTACTACATCAAATGCTATGGCTTGGCATACACACAGACCTGCTCATTTCCTAACTTCAACTTTGTCagctccccccagcccctcaccaCAATCTAAGCTGCCTCCTTTCTAGGAGACAAATATAATCTCAATGTTTAGATGTGTTTAACTCAgctttctttatgttttccaaaGCTGAATTGCAGAATCAAACTTATATTTaccttctttgtctccttcctctcttctcaatCTCCAATtccattaaaaaacacaaatgcagGATCATAATAAGAAATAACAATGTGAATTTCCAAAgtgctttttgcattttttttttttttagcacaaagGAAAATCACATTAactttaaaactttgaaatacCACAGTCAACCAAAGGCCTTCCAAATGCAAGACTAGGTAGTTATTTGCTACCTCAAAATATAAAGTGTAGCAATATAATGTTAGCTTCTAAGTAAATCTACTACAATTTAGTCCTAGTCACTGAACGACAGGTTATCCTCAGCTATATGGCTATACAAAGAGCTCCTTGAGCTATGGAGCACATGTATATAAATGGGACTAGTGAACCAAAGAGCAATGAATGGTGTTTCTAGAGAGGTGAATTATATCATTCctaaactgaattatttttctgcaCTAACCACAAGGTACAATTAAACTTCTTTAATCTCGGTACACCAGAACCTTAGAAATGGATTTCAGGTGTTGTTTCCTCTGCTGCCTCCCAGTGGCCTAGACCTGTATCTGCACCCATCTGTCGTAGTAGTGGTAGTAACAATATGTATGTAGTGTTACTATATGCCAGCtactttaaactttaaaatactttaaaatgtatcCCATTTACTTTACAACAGACTGCTAAACATAAGCATATATTGGGACATGACTTGCTGAAATGGCATGAAATAACACAGAGAAGGTGAAACAATTTTGTGTAGAGTTCTATACAGACAACATGTTTTCTCACTGACATTGTAACTGGTGAACCATGGGTCATAATTGGAATCCAGGCCTATTTTGCCCCAGTAAAATAGgttccccattttactgatgaagcaATTGAGATACAGAGAAGTCAAACAATCTGCCAAAGGACACAGACTTGtaatgactgagccaaaatccagcCTCTGATTTAGGTAGCCCACTGGGGGTGGTGCATCTCAGCATCTCATCCTCTGAGGTTTATAACTGGCCCTTCAGATTGCTACCTTCCCTGGTCCCTGATCACGTGGTGACTTTGTGCTCTCCCGGGCTAGTCAAGAGTATTCCTCACAGGCAAATGCAACTGCTGGACTGGATCCACCCACCTGGAAGGTAAGGTGCTGCTGACACTGAAAGAGATCCCATTCTAGGAATGCAGTGATTGTGAttcaaagaaatcaagaaaagacATGGTTGGAAGATATGTAGTAAGTTTAGTGTGACTAGAAAACAAATGATCACTTATTTTTCTGCATACTTTGGGTAAGATTTGCATTTGCGGACATCCTCAAGAGAACACATTCTTTGAGAAAATCACTGGAAGCCAGTATTCTGGAGCAACATGATAGGTGGAACTTAATGAGCAATGTTATGACTAACATTACTTTAACAGCATTAGGATACTGCAGAAGCAAGAACTATATTGTTTCAACAGAAGTTACAAAGAGTCATGGCATTGTGAGTAGTAACAGCactgctacattttttttttcatgatgggAGATAGAAAGTTAGACAGGAACAACATATTTGATGATAAAGAGCATAATGAGATGGTGCATGGACACTACAGGTTCTTCATGCTCACTGattaaacaataaacaaatgcGTTAAGTGTCTCTattattctaaatctttttttttttaagattttgtttatttattcatgagagacacacagaaagagaggcagagacacaggcagagagagagaagcaggctccatgtagggagcctgacgtgggactcgatagacctgggatcaggccttgggctgaaggcagtgctaaaccgctgagcctgggctgcccttattctAAATCTTTATCAGCAAATCACTGTATCTTACTTGgcccatgaatttttaaaatatatcttttaataaaattgctTATATGGACAGGCAGCCCACAAAATATGTTTGCCGGGGAAACTACACACCCTTAGCAGAAGCCTTGACTCAACTCACTATATTTTCTCacaagaagtaaaaaaatgatttgacttaaatattaattttttaactcattttccttctacattttaaataatttat
This portion of the Vulpes lagopus strain Blue_001 chromosome 2, ASM1834538v1, whole genome shotgun sequence genome encodes:
- the CALHM4 gene encoding calcium homeostasis modulator protein 4 isoform X1; the encoded protein is MSRTLNNIVSSLQRSGTFINSLIAALTIGGQQLFSSFTFSCPCQVGKNFYYGSAFLVIPALILLVAGYALRSQMWTMTSEYCCSCAPSHRRISPLERKLACLRFFSITGRALVAPLTWLAVTLLTGTYYECAASEFASVDHYPVFDNVSASKRKEILAGFPCPKSAPSDMILARDEVALLHRFQSQMLGWILITLATIAILVSCCLARCCSPLTSLQHCYWTNHLHNERELFEQAAEQHSRLIIMQRIKKLFGFIPGKEDVKHIRIPSCQDWRDISAPSLFCMGEDLQGRYSFLGDRVDEDNEESKPEGIELKP
- the CALHM4 gene encoding calcium homeostasis modulator protein 4 isoform X2, with translation MLGWILITLATIAILVSCCLARCCSPLTSLQHCYWTNHLHNERELFEQAAEQHSRLIIMQRIKKLFGFIPGKEDVKHIRIPSCQDWRDISAPSLFCMGEDLQGRYSFLGDRVDEDNEESKPEGIELKP